One segment of Gemmatimonadota bacterium DNA contains the following:
- the fae gene encoding formaldehyde-activating enzyme, translated as MSQRIVLRTGEALVEAEPSWSAAEPEVVIGELDGPVGTALATLVGDQVKGHTRVFAILNSDVQVKPATLMVSKVTVDDSRYTNIFMGTVQAAIANGVLDAVRSGDIPKDRVEELGIIIAVWLDPAVLDAPDFDHKVLFQTHREATAKALRKAMRREPTIDWLLEHQDEVVHYYHQLGLDGQL; from the coding sequence ATGTCCCAGCGCATCGTCCTCCGCACCGGTGAAGCCCTTGTCGAGGCCGAGCCGTCCTGGTCTGCCGCCGAGCCGGAAGTGGTCATCGGCGAACTCGATGGACCGGTGGGGACCGCGCTCGCCACGCTGGTGGGGGACCAGGTCAAGGGCCACACCAGGGTCTTCGCCATCCTCAACAGTGACGTCCAGGTGAAGCCCGCCACCCTGATGGTGAGCAAGGTGACGGTGGACGACAGCCGCTACACCAACATCTTCATGGGCACGGTGCAGGCGGCGATCGCCAACGGGGTGCTCGACGCGGTGCGCAGCGGGGACATCCCGAAGGACCGGGTGGAGGAGCTGGGCATCATCATCGCGGTGTGGCTCGACCCCGCCGTGCTCGACGCGCCGGACTTCGACCACAAGGTCCTCTTCCAGACCCATCGCGAGGCCACCGCCAAGGCGCTCCGCAAGGCGATGCGCCGCGAGCCCACGATCGACTGGCTGCTCGAGCACCAGGACGAGGTGGTGCACTACTACCACCAGCTCGGCCTCGACGGGCAGCTCTAG
- a CDS encoding M20/M25/M40 family metallo-hydrolase, producing MRPLFVRGLALLAVLTGLRAPLTAQTFTADDPALRRIWTLGMDSSRAEPLAQVLFDSIGPRLTGTALQKSGNDWLVRTYTSWGITARNERAGSWRGWRRGTSHIDLVAPRVRSLEGTMLGFSPGTRKKDLTATTVILPRFADSTEFVRWLPQARGKFVLVSAPQPTCRPVENWEKNATPDAKVRMDSLRAQARREWAGPSVRGTGYSLALGTGELGLRLEQAGIAGMITSRPKDAWGTIEIFDTYNTRAPAVALSCEDYGLVYRLTERHQGPKLRLNLDAELLGEQPVFNTVAVIPGTSRAGEYVMLSAHFDSWDGSSGATDNGTGTVVMMEAMRILKQVLPRPSRTILVGHWTSEENGLVGSRAFSEDHPEVREGLQVLLNQDNGTGRIVRLGAAGLPDLARHLEGWLARLPEELRKPITFSGPGFPSGGGSDDASFACWGLPATSLGAHGWDYGSYTWHTNRDTYDKVVFDDLRATATLAAMLAYMAAEDSATVTRERVDLAALAERARADTTRGPRRPIPTAWPECQAAPRSTKPRLK from the coding sequence ATGCGCCCACTGTTCGTGCGCGGCCTCGCACTGCTGGCCGTCCTCACCGGGCTGCGCGCCCCGCTCACCGCCCAGACCTTCACCGCCGACGACCCGGCCCTCCGCCGCATCTGGACCCTCGGCATGGACAGCTCGCGCGCCGAGCCCCTGGCGCAGGTGCTGTTCGACTCCATCGGGCCCCGCCTTACCGGCACCGCGCTCCAGAAGAGCGGCAACGACTGGCTGGTGCGCACCTACACCAGCTGGGGCATCACCGCCCGGAACGAGCGGGCCGGCAGCTGGCGGGGCTGGCGCCGGGGCACCTCACATATCGACCTGGTGGCGCCGCGGGTGCGCTCCCTCGAGGGCACCATGCTGGGCTTCAGCCCCGGCACCCGGAAGAAGGACCTCACCGCCACGACGGTCATCCTCCCCCGATTCGCCGACAGCACCGAGTTCGTCCGCTGGCTGCCGCAGGCGCGGGGCAAGTTCGTGCTGGTGTCGGCGCCGCAGCCCACCTGCCGCCCGGTGGAGAACTGGGAGAAGAACGCCACCCCGGACGCGAAGGTACGGATGGACAGCCTGCGGGCGCAGGCCCGCCGGGAGTGGGCCGGCCCGAGCGTCCGTGGCACCGGCTACAGCCTGGCGCTCGGCACCGGAGAACTCGGCCTCCGCCTGGAGCAGGCCGGCATCGCCGGCATGATCACCAGCCGTCCCAAGGACGCCTGGGGCACCATCGAGATCTTCGATACCTACAACACCCGTGCTCCCGCCGTCGCACTGTCCTGCGAGGACTACGGGCTGGTATACCGCCTCACCGAGCGCCACCAGGGCCCGAAGCTGCGCCTCAATCTCGACGCCGAGCTGCTGGGCGAGCAGCCGGTGTTCAACACCGTGGCCGTGATCCCCGGGACCAGCCGGGCGGGAGAGTACGTGATGCTCTCGGCCCACTTCGATTCGTGGGACGGCAGCTCCGGCGCCACCGATAACGGCACCGGCACCGTGGTGATGATGGAGGCCATGCGGATCCTCAAGCAGGTGCTCCCCCGGCCCAGCCGCACCATCCTCGTGGGCCACTGGACCTCGGAGGAGAACGGCCTGGTCGGCTCCCGCGCCTTCAGCGAGGACCACCCCGAGGTGCGTGAGGGGCTGCAGGTGCTGCTCAACCAGGACAACGGCACCGGGCGCATCGTCCGGCTCGGCGCGGCGGGCCTCCCTGACCTGGCCCGCCACCTGGAAGGCTGGCTCGCCCGGCTGCCGGAGGAGCTGCGCAAGCCGATCACCTTCAGCGGTCCCGGGTTCCCCTCGGGCGGCGGGAGCGACGACGCCTCCTTTGCCTGCTGGGGCCTCCCGGCCACCAGCCTCGGTGCCCACGGCTGGGACTACGGCAGCTATACCTGGCACACCAACCGCGACACCTACGACAAGGTGGTCTTCGACGACCTGCGCGCCACCGCGACCCTCGCCGCGATGCTCGCCTACATGGCCGCGGAAGACAGCGCGACCGTCACCCGGGAGCGCGTGGACCTGGCGGCCCTCGCCGAACGGGCCCGGGCCGACACCACCCGTGGACCGCGCCGGCCCATCCCCACGGCCTGGCCCGAGTGCCAGGCCGCGCCGCGCAGCACCAAGCCGCGCCTCAAGTAA
- a CDS encoding DUF533 domain-containing protein — MNATDQKLIVTIALAAALADGREDPRETSALRAVADAAGITDLDALAREIAEGTVRPAELARQLSDEPARRLAYQTALVACHADGPASEAEQRFLDELRAALGIEGNAGPTAPPEVGSGTPPSPDLNDLIMRQAMLTGALELLPERLATMAIIPLQLRLVYQIGQRHGQQLDANQIKDLAGTLGIGAAAQVMEGVVRGVLGGLTKGLFGGMIGGAAGVAAGAAVTFASTYALGHVASQYYAQGRSLSAADLRALFARFQEEARTLFPRVQEQIQEQSRTLNLQTVLATIQGR; from the coding sequence ATGAACGCCACCGACCAGAAGCTCATCGTCACCATCGCCCTCGCCGCCGCCCTCGCCGATGGCCGCGAGGATCCCCGCGAGACCTCCGCGCTCCGCGCCGTCGCCGACGCCGCCGGCATCACCGACCTCGACGCCCTCGCCCGCGAGATCGCGGAAGGCACCGTGCGCCCCGCCGAGCTGGCCCGCCAGCTCTCCGACGAGCCGGCTCGCCGCCTGGCCTACCAGACCGCGCTGGTGGCCTGCCACGCCGATGGCCCCGCCTCCGAGGCGGAGCAGCGCTTCCTCGACGAGCTCCGCGCCGCGCTCGGCATCGAGGGGAACGCCGGCCCCACGGCTCCGCCCGAGGTGGGCAGCGGCACGCCCCCGAGTCCCGACCTCAATGACCTCATCATGCGCCAGGCGATGCTCACCGGCGCCCTCGAGCTCCTCCCCGAGCGCCTCGCCACCATGGCGATCATCCCCCTGCAGCTCCGCCTGGTGTACCAGATCGGGCAGCGGCACGGCCAGCAGCTCGACGCCAACCAGATCAAGGACCTGGCCGGCACCCTCGGCATCGGGGCCGCGGCCCAGGTCATGGAAGGCGTGGTCCGCGGGGTGCTGGGCGGACTCACCAAGGGGCTCTTCGGCGGCATGATCGGCGGGGCCGCCGGCGTCGCGGCGGGGGCGGCGGTGACCTTCGCGTCGACCTATGCCCTGGGGCACGTGGCCAGCCAGTACTACGCGCAGGGACGGTCGCTCAGCGCCGCCGACCTCCGCGCGCTCTTCGCCCGCTTCCAGGAGGAGGCCCGCACCCTCTTCCCGCGGGTGCAGGAGCAGATCCAGGAGCAGTCCCGGACGCTCAACCTCCAGACCGTGCTGGCCACCATCCAGGGCCGCTAG
- a CDS encoding SusC/RagA family TonB-linked outer membrane protein has product MAALWLTPLAAQQTTGGLRGHITDEASQRPVAGATVSVGGRTTLSREDGTYQLMGVPAGEDSVRVRMIGYAPAVRAVSLAAGEIADLDIALTAQAVDLSEMVVIGYGEQQAGNIIGAVTSVTSESFNTGRIITPTELIQSKAAGVQVVENNEPGGGTTIRIRGATSINASSDPLIVVDGMPLGTGSGSGVSVGRDALNFLNTQDIESITVLRDASAAAIYGANAANGVVIITTKTGKGRTSPRFEYSGSVSASSITKTPSMLNAAQFRAAVTQYAPGNVAQLQTANTDWFDLVSRTGYGQEQNFALSGAGNSSNYRLSFNYLDQDGIIQGTTAKRIGLGINYNQLLLDDRLSIKTNLRGSRQEDKFTPGGVVSNAAQYGPTQPVKDSLSSTGFFEWTGGIQSADNPVAILSLARDEATTYRGIGNVQGGYRLPWIEGLEANVNVGFDVTKADRVQFNPSVMHSETKNSHFGNYFRQNPTQQNALAEAYLNYAVPRQVGPGALDLTGGYSFAKSHAEFPTVQAESLSTDLLGTDGVPSAKTTTARLFVTDARLISLFGRANYNVNDRYLAAFTLRRDGSSRFGSGNQWGTFPSVALAWRLSEESFLKGRYSLSDLKLRGSWARTGNQSFGDYLFQSTYTVGDAQSQYWMGNGFVTTIRPSAVDPNIKWEATRSFNLGLDFGFSNQRFTGTVDWYDKKTTDLIFSVPAAAGTVPGDFVTTNIGSMRNRGLEFTLSAKVLQGSAENRNGLRWTADVTAAHNSNELLTITPFGGAAQQILTGGIAGGVGQTIQVLRPGEAVNSFYVYKQLYQNGKPVEGSYKDLNNDGVINQNDRRPFHDPAPKWILGHSSYLTYGKFDASFTLRAYLGNYVYNNVASNLGTYSEVTRGSPYNLHSSVLETDFTTQQLFSDYYIEKASFLRMDNITVGYSFDLRGQSARVYGTLQNAFTITGYSGVDPTAGLNGIDNNLYPRSRTFSGGLSLRF; this is encoded by the coding sequence ATGGCGGCACTCTGGCTCACGCCCCTCGCTGCGCAGCAGACGACGGGCGGGCTGCGCGGGCACATCACCGACGAGGCGTCGCAGCGCCCGGTGGCGGGCGCGACGGTCTCGGTGGGCGGCCGCACCACCCTGTCCCGGGAGGACGGGACCTACCAGCTGATGGGCGTGCCGGCCGGGGAGGACTCGGTGCGGGTGCGGATGATCGGATACGCGCCCGCGGTGCGGGCGGTGAGCCTGGCGGCGGGGGAGATCGCCGACCTCGACATCGCGCTCACGGCGCAGGCGGTGGACCTCTCCGAGATGGTGGTGATCGGCTACGGTGAGCAGCAGGCGGGCAACATCATCGGCGCGGTCACCAGCGTCACCTCCGAGAGCTTCAACACCGGCCGGATCATCACCCCGACCGAGCTCATCCAGAGCAAGGCGGCGGGCGTGCAGGTGGTCGAGAACAACGAGCCGGGCGGCGGCACGACCATCCGGATCCGCGGCGCGACCTCCATCAACGCGAGCAGCGACCCGCTGATCGTGGTCGACGGCATGCCGCTCGGCACCGGCTCGGGCAGCGGCGTCAGCGTGGGCCGCGACGCGCTCAACTTCCTCAACACCCAGGACATCGAGAGCATCACGGTGCTGCGCGACGCCTCGGCGGCCGCGATCTACGGCGCCAACGCCGCCAACGGCGTGGTGATCATCACCACCAAGACGGGCAAGGGCCGCACCTCGCCGCGGTTCGAGTACAGCGGCAGCGTCTCGGCGTCGAGCATCACCAAGACGCCCTCGATGCTCAACGCGGCGCAGTTCCGCGCGGCGGTCACCCAGTACGCCCCGGGCAACGTGGCGCAGCTGCAGACCGCGAACACCGACTGGTTCGACCTGGTGAGCCGCACCGGCTACGGACAGGAGCAGAACTTCGCCCTGAGCGGCGCCGGGAACAGCTCCAACTACCGGCTGTCGTTCAACTACCTGGACCAGGACGGCATCATCCAGGGGACCACCGCCAAGCGGATCGGCCTCGGCATCAACTACAACCAGCTGCTGCTGGACGACCGGCTGAGCATCAAGACGAACCTGCGCGGCAGCCGGCAGGAGGACAAGTTCACGCCGGGCGGCGTGGTCTCGAACGCGGCGCAGTACGGCCCGACCCAGCCGGTGAAGGACAGCCTGTCGTCGACCGGCTTCTTCGAGTGGACCGGCGGCATCCAGTCGGCCGACAACCCGGTGGCGATCCTCAGCCTGGCGCGGGACGAGGCCACCACGTATCGCGGCATCGGCAACGTGCAGGGCGGGTACCGCCTGCCGTGGATCGAGGGTCTCGAGGCCAACGTGAACGTGGGCTTCGACGTGACCAAGGCCGACCGGGTGCAGTTCAACCCGAGCGTGATGCACAGCGAGACCAAGAACTCGCACTTCGGCAACTACTTCCGGCAGAACCCGACCCAGCAGAACGCGCTGGCCGAGGCGTACCTCAACTACGCCGTGCCGCGGCAGGTGGGCCCCGGGGCGCTGGACCTGACCGGCGGCTACTCGTTCGCCAAGTCGCACGCGGAGTTCCCGACGGTCCAGGCCGAGAGCCTGAGCACCGACCTGCTGGGCACCGACGGCGTGCCGTCGGCCAAGACCACCACGGCCCGGCTGTTCGTCACCGACGCGCGGCTCATCTCGCTGTTCGGGCGGGCCAACTACAACGTCAACGACCGGTACCTGGCGGCCTTCACGCTGCGGCGGGACGGCTCGTCGCGGTTCGGCAGCGGCAACCAGTGGGGCACGTTCCCCTCGGTGGCGCTGGCGTGGCGCCTGTCGGAGGAGTCGTTCCTGAAGGGGCGGTACAGCCTGTCGGACCTCAAGCTGCGGGGCTCGTGGGCGCGGACCGGCAACCAGTCGTTCGGCGACTACCTGTTCCAGTCCACCTACACGGTGGGCGACGCGCAGTCGCAGTACTGGATGGGCAACGGGTTCGTGACCACCATCCGGCCGAGCGCGGTGGACCCGAACATCAAGTGGGAGGCCACCCGGTCGTTCAACCTGGGCCTCGACTTCGGGTTCAGCAACCAGCGCTTCACCGGCACGGTCGACTGGTATGACAAGAAGACGACCGACCTGATCTTCTCGGTCCCGGCGGCGGCCGGCACGGTGCCGGGCGACTTCGTCACCACCAACATCGGCAGCATGCGCAACCGCGGCCTCGAGTTCACCCTGAGCGCCAAGGTGCTGCAGGGCAGCGCCGAGAACCGCAACGGCCTGCGCTGGACGGCCGACGTGACCGCGGCGCACAACAGCAACGAACTGCTCACCATCACCCCGTTCGGCGGCGCCGCGCAGCAGATCCTCACCGGCGGCATCGCCGGCGGCGTGGGCCAGACCATCCAGGTGCTGCGCCCGGGCGAGGCGGTCAACTCATTCTACGTGTACAAGCAGCTGTACCAGAACGGCAAGCCGGTCGAGGGGTCGTACAAGGACCTGAACAACGACGGCGTGATCAACCAGAACGACCGCCGGCCGTTCCACGACCCGGCGCCGAAGTGGATCCTGGGGCACTCGTCGTACCTGACCTACGGCAAGTTCGACGCGAGCTTCACGCTGCGGGCCTACCTGGGCAACTACGTGTACAACAACGTGGCGTCCAACCTCGGCACCTACTCCGAGGTGACCCGCGGCTCGCCGTACAACCTGCACTCGTCCGTGCTGGAGACCGAC